AAGAAGTTTAGATCTACAGATACAAGCATGTGTTAGCTAAAGGAAGAGAGATCATGGAAGGAGAACAGTGGATCTGAGGTTAAtctctggaaaaacaaacacacatgtaatcCATCGTTTCATTTCCTAATCCAATTTTGAAAGCAAAATGAAACGGTGGTTTTAAAATCAGTAGGAGGACGCATTTGTGAAGTTGTTTGagttctttttgtttccatgaAGGTAAAAGTCTATCTAGATTTTCTCTGATAATAAATCTACACAAAGGACACTGGAGATGTAGATGAAGGAAAGCACGTCAGTGAAGGATTTCACAGTTTAGATGTGACACTTGCAAGTTTTGTTGTGTACTTCACTAGAAGTGTGAAGAGCAGAACAACCGCTGTAATATTATTGTGTTGTCCCTTGCATTGCTGACCTCAGATGATCGTGCTGAGAGAGGTACGTGGTACAAACCCTCATGTTAGAAAGTCATCCATGCGTTGACTCCATGTTGTCCTGGTTTGTCACATTTGCCTCCCACAATTTTACCCTTTGACCCCTCAAAATCTTAGACACTGCATTTAACGTCCACGTCAGCCTCGTCTCCTTCCTCTTACCCCGTCTTCTCTTCCTGCATGTCGTCCCACAGAAGACTGTGACAGCGAGGGCGCTCTGAACGGAAAGGACGTAGGTGAGGAGGTCACAATCGACGAGTTTACACACCGACCTGCTGCAACATCACATTCATGCTCAATCTGTGTGCTAATCCATCCCTTCTTTTTATGGACTTGTTCTCGAGTGGAGTGCTTTGTCCTGTCTTTGGTTTTGACTGAATGGTTGAGACAGGTGTAAAGCTTAAAATCCGCTTTCAGTGCCAAATGTAGCACCTCACCGTGGaacttttaaaggtccagtgtgtcagatttaggaggctctagttacagaaaatggtagaaatgtaaatatataatatataaaatatgttttcattaccttagaatgaaccaCCGTGTTCCTACAATACTGGCTCCACTGcgagatgccactaaatcctacatgctGGCCCCTTTCTTTTATGTATAAACACTGAAAACCATTCACTGAAAATATTGTTGTTCCCTCACATCTGACCTGATCTCCAGACGTCTTCACAGCTCAGTTAGCAATCTCAGCACTTTGTTCATCAGGCTGGCTCGTCTTCACTTAATGTGACTGCTTCTGTGGGTTTGTTGTTGTGCCTTGAAAGCCATTTCGACCTTGACTTTATCACGCATATCTTAATCTTATTCAATCTTATACACGTGTATCTTTGATCATTGTATCATAGTATGCAGTGTAGCTTTAATACAACACAAGAGTTCAAGAGTTTAAAATATGTGAATCGATAGATTTATAATCTCTCAATCACCCTGTTGGGgtttattttcacaaaaaaattaaCCGACTCGCTGTACCTTATCCCGCTTATTgctagggttgcaaaggggtggaaatTTTCAGTAAATTTCCATGGAAATGTTGGAAATATTCTAAATCGGAGACTTTTGAATGTGAATTTATGAGACTGAACTGAAAATTTCATCTACAATATCATCAAAACTTTATGTCGTCCACGTAGtcttgtgctctgggctctaaagtgtggttgtgtgcatgtgattgaggaatgTCATAGATATTCAGgtgtacttgcatgaaatctggttgtttttagtcaagattatgataaaatatattttccctccAACTATATTTAACTTAACCAACCTTTTTAATATTGTAAATTCACGgtttattcccattaattcccatggaattttgcaaccctacttattattcccattaattcccatggaattttgcaaccctacttATTACACACTTAACTTACTGGAGAAATCAATTATTTGTCCcaaattattgattttaaaaatgatttttattgttttcaaagtgACCTTATGCATCCACTGTGGTTCTCTATGATCAGAACTGCGTCCATAGCAACTTTCTGCTATTCATAGACACTATACAGAAATatctgaccaatcagagtcaaGTATTCCACATGGCCATGTTGACAACAACTACACGATGACATTATTCACTCAGAAGTTCATACTTGTTCGCATGCTAACATGGTAAAAATAACCTCTGTATGGTAACGTTATGTTCCCGTGACCATGCGGACAGTAGCATCACTGTCCGTAAGCATGGCCTCACAGAGCCGGGTGTGTTTAAGCTTCATCATTCTGTTATTTTCTTGGCATGCTTGGtgcaaaacagacacaaatcatGAATTAACTCGAATCTAAACATTATCAGCATCAGAAGCAGATTTTTAACTGATCAGTTTGAGCTGTAAAGGTTTAAATAGCCCCGACGTCTGCTTTAACGGTCAGTTTTTCGGCATTCATCAACACATCTGGAGGCAGTGTGTTCACTGTGGGTGTATCTCAAAGCCCtcgctctgtgtctgtgtgtgtttgagaactCGTGGACTTCTTGGTGGGCTCTTTGTGCAGTACGCTACAGCCACCGAGCTTCTCACAGTGTCTCCGTGGCACTCCATGGCAGCTCATTTATCTCATTGTGCTACACGCTGAATCTGCTTTGCTCGGTGGACGCAGCATGCATGGCTTCCATTCTGTTGATGAGATTTAAGCTGGCTGAACAAATGGTCTAATATGAGCTGTAGTTTCTCCCAAGAGTAAGGCAGCCCCTGCCTTCTGTGGCCATGCTTTCTCATGGGATTTTTACTCAGGTACTCTTACTGATTTCTAACGGTGTTGTTCAAgcgtgtctgtgttgtgtgatgtgtggCACGGGATTTCCATTTCTCAGGGAGACATCTTAAATAGTTTGGTATTTTCATTAAGCTCGTAACATTTCTTAGATGTGACGTTTTCAGTGGTGATGTgatttaaaccattttttttgCCCATCTCACGTTTGCTTGTCTTCGACCACAGCTGGCCTGCGCAGGAGTTTCCGCCTCAGGAAAGATCGGCAGGGGTCGCCTGGAGAGCCTCAAACTCCTGACGCCAATCACACAGAGTTCCTGATTTACGAAGAAGTAACACAATATCTGCCCCGGCCTGGTGAAAGGCCTCGACTTATAGTACTGATAGGTACGTTCACTGCTTGTGACACCGAAGCAGCTATATGGTATAAGGAGTATTTAGTGCGGTATAGAGTCTGGTGTTTTCTCAAAGGTCTTCTTGGATAATTCAgttatttattcagtgattATATGTTCACAGGTTCCCTTGGAGCTCGGATCACTGAGCTCAAACAGAAGGTGATCGCTGAAAACCCTCGACTTTACGGTTTGGCTGTGCCTCGTAAGTCTTTTCCCCgtttttaatattcatactCGGCTCTGGTGTTTGATGCAGATGATTATATACCACACACGCACGATCTCCCCCACATATCCAAAGAGTCCAAAGAGTCATGATTAAATGTAGGTTGGATCATGAAGTCCTGTTACCCGCTCTTCAACTCAGTGACTCAGTCATTTATGTCATTAGTTAATGGATCATTTAATTATAACATAAGCACACAAGGTAATTTACATTTGGCAGGGCATGATGGCAGGACGGGTAGGATGAAGCGGTTTGTTCATGAATCCGTGATTTCTAATCAAAATTCATGAAGCTAGCCGGTGTAAAATGGTCACTGCAGAGGCGGGTGTTGGCGGTTACCCTTCACAAAATCAACCCACTTCATTTATGGGGAGTTTAAACAAAATAGCAGAGCTGTTTTTCAAATTCTGGCATCCATGGAAGATGCTTTTTCGTTAACGTTTGAAGGCGAAGCCAGCTACCGAAGTTTGTAGCGAGTATGACTAAGTGTAGTAACTCAGAAACAAGCAGGAGAATGACAGATGCTTCGGTCTATAATCAAGCCATGATGTAAGACCGCCCGAAAAAATCCTGAACTCAAAACTGGTGGGGGAAAACGGTTTAaccctctaactccacatttcagtactACATAGATCACAGTCTTCTCACATtttcaagaaaagaaagaacgcGGTCCAGTCGAAACTTCACTGAtgttttgaagttgtttttctgcttcaggCACTGGATATTTCAACTTGTATGCACAGCATTATGAGATCTAAAAGCTGCCATTGAATTCTGGGCCCATTGTCAGAAAGCTGTGTCTCCGTCAGATGTCATGGGTCTTGCAGTACGACAATCACCCAAAAAATGGTTTGACAAAGTGTTGGAGAGCCCATAGATCACCCGTGCAGAGATCTCAAAAACGGTGTTAAGAGAAGGAATCCATCAAATCTGAAAGATCTGGAGCAGTTGGCAAAATAAGGATGGTCCAAAACTCACTAATGGTTACAGGAACCgactgatttcattttttttgtgctacCAAATATTATGTTGAGGGTGCCAAATAATTTTCTCTGCtccatttttgttgttttgtgtaaaatattaatagattcagctttttttctccacttttttgtgtcattacaacacaaacaaaagaaacaaacaggaaactaATAAAGTATTTGTAATTACAACACTGTTTTTGGGAGAAGTAGTGCATTATGTGACAGAAATGTCGATATCTTTGACTGTACGCCATCAAATTTCATAAAGGTCATCACATTTCAGACCCAAGGTAGATGTTTCTTAGTTACCAGTCTGATAAAAACAACTTCATATCTCGATGTGAATACATTCTGCGTTCAGAGGATCATTAAATGCATGGGTGTTCATCATGACTCATGCATTAGTTATGCATGTGTTGGTAACCTTTTATAAAATGTTACCCCCAAACAGTaattatctttttctttccactctCTCAAGACACGACTCGAGCCAGGAAGTGTCACGAGAGAGAAGGAGTCGAGTACCACTTCATCACTAAAGCAGCTTTCGAGGCCGACATCCAAAATGGAAAGTGAGTATTGAACaccaaacactttattttttaactgaatATATTCAAGAAGAACGCAGGCTGTCGATGAGAGATTGATTTACCGAGGCCTCCAATTCTTTGTCGTAATTCGTGACGgtgctgtgtttctgcagattCATTGAATACGGGGAGTATAAAGATAATCTGTATGGCACCAGTTTGGAGTCCATTCACAGAATTTTGGATCAAAACAAAGTCTGCCTGGTGGATGTGCAACCAGAGGTTAGTATCAAAACTTCAGTACATGCAAGGATCTCTCTCGTCCTTTCTCGATCAGCCACTATAAAACTACTGATTTAGATAATTGTCATCTCATTTTATCCGCCTCAATAGCGCAGAACAGAAGCCAAATTGTAGGCAGTTAAATTAGAGTTGTTAAGCTTTTACTTGTCCCCTTCGAAGCATGACTAAGACTTCAGTGCATTTAGTTTGAAGGCTGCTCTCAGACTTTCAGAAGTAACTGCTGGGTTTTATGTCTCTGATCTTTCTGGTGGTTCTTTTGTCAGGATAAGAATTTGTTAGTGAATTAATAACCTTCTAAGACTAAAATTAGATTTTGTGAATTGTGCTTTTACAAGGTATTCAGATCAAGAATATTGTGACTGATAAGTATGTTGTTCCAGCTGCCCGGTGAAATGGATGTTTTCTCCTCACACTCAGGTCCTGAAGACTCTGCGCACTGCCGAGTTCAAACCGTACATCATCTTTGTAAGACCTCGGATTAACGATCAAGATCAAAGGAAACCACTTGGCTCCTCTTCCTCGCTTAGCTTAGGAATCACAGTGAGTTACATGATGCAGACTTTGCACGATTTACGTTTATTGGCCTGCGTTCTGTTCTGAATCAACCTCTCTTCTTCCTCGTGCCGACCAGGAGGACGACCTACAGGAAATGAAACAGTCTTCTGAGCGGATGGACGAGTGCTACGGCCATTGGGTGGACTACGTCTTGACGAAGGAAGACCCAGCCAGTGCCTTAGCTGAGCTCCAGGTCGTACTGGAGAGAATGCAGACGGAGCCTCAGTGGGTGCCCGTGTCCTGGTTGAGGAGCTAACATGCCTAACGGAGCTCGACTGTTTCAAAGTTGGAGGACTGATCCAGCGTTTACTGCCGTCCTAACCATTCCACAAATACAGGCTTGTGAAAATTGGCTAAGTCAGTATCATAAAACATCTGCAAGGACTGAAAGCTGTTCCTTTCCCCATCAGTCTGAACTTTAGGTTCTTCAGTGTACAAAGGCAGTATAACAGCTCTGATGGGcatgtatacatgcatgtaGGACAGCGTTCCTAAAGCAAGCCGTAGTTAAAGATCTGCACCCCGTATGATCAGTTACGTGAGATGTTTACTGTAATAGCAGCTAAAATGTTTAGTGCCATATCCAGCATCCATAACTGTGAAGATCTGCTCACGCTGGAGATGTACTTATGTTACCGTTACCTGAAAGTCTGAattaaatcagaaaaacaactcACGAGGCATCCGGCATTATTTGGGGAAACCATTTACTTTAGAATGAGTTATGCAACAATTACAAACCataaacaaaaagaaggaaaatataCATATGTTTGCATTGTGTGCAAGAAATACACAAGGCCTTTTTTACTTCCACAGCTTCTTGATCGACATGTTCTTCTCGCTGTCTTTCTGCATCACCTGGAGGGACAAGAAGAACAGGCTTAATATTCAGGTACGGGGAGAAACATCCGTTATTAAAAATGAGCTTCATGTTCAGATTCGTGAGACAAACCTTTGCCACAGCCATCTCGAAGTCCTCCTGGGTGACGTGAACTCTCCTTTCTCTCAGAGCGTACATCCCTGCCTCTGTGCAAACACcctaaaagacacacacataatgaaatTACACTTCAAGGCCAGCTGCGTGCTGCATTTCCCACCCGATTGATATCATTTAACAAGCCGACTCTTACCTTAACCTCAGCGCCAGAGGCTCCGGGCATGAGCTCTGCGATCTTCCTCAGATTAATGCCACGTGTCAGGTTCATCTTTCTGGAGTGGATCTTCAGGATGTCCAGACGAGCCTGTTTGTGCGGGGTGAAGATATGatcagattaaaaataaaaacatcagcaggTACAAGTGTGTGGATATACTGTACGAGTGCCTACCTCTTCGTTTGGAGGGGGGAACTCGATCTTCCTGTCGATCCTGCCTGGCCTGAGCAGAGCCGAGTCCAGGATGTCAATACGGTTGGTGGCCATGATGACCTGAGAAAGTGAATTTTAgtcagattaaaaacagaaattcatATTGTTCTGAGTATTTTGATATTAAACACGTGTGTGTGACATACCTTGATGTTCTTGGTGGCCTCGAAGCCGTCCAGCTGATTGAGCAGCTCCAGCATTGTCCTCTGCACCTCGCTGTCACCGCCTGAGCCGCCCTCCAGACGAGACGACCCGATGGAGTCGATCTCGTCCATGAAGATGATGGAGGGGGCGTGTTCTCTAGCCATGACGAACAGCTCGCGCACCATACGGGCACCTGGTGCGAGAGAGGGAGGAATTAACCTCAAGAATGtaacaaaatgtaaatcaagAAAGGAGATTAATCGGAGAGACAGAAGAGCTCACCCTCTCCGATGAACTTCTGGACCAGCTCGGAGCCGGACACCCTGATGAAGGTACAGTCAGTGTGGTGGGCCACCGCTCTGGCCAGCAGGGTCTTCCCTGTTCCTGGGGGACCGTACAGCAGCACACCCTGCACACGGTGAAAGCAAAGCGAGGATGAGAACCATCTTTACACTGACAGATGGAGACAACATATGACCAGAGCTGAACGAGTTGGCTAATATTTGataaacatttcttcttcttcaagttAATTGGGCTGTTTTATGTCACGTCTTTGGGTTTGAGCAAAACAAGACCAAAAACTATTGAACAATCACCTCAGGCTCCAGGATATAAgagttattttatgttttatagaGCAACCATTTAATCTGGATGACAATTAGAATcatgaaaagtgaaaatatttagtAGTCCAAGCCCTAAATATCACTTTTAAGTAAAATCTTTGTACTGTCTTTTCAGCAGGATGACAACGCAGTTATATTGTGAACACACGTCTAATCTCaaaatgtgaataaacaaaaatcTATATAGAAGGTCAAATAAACAATCCTTTATCTGACACCACGTGTGCCTTGAAATATTTCCTTTTCTATTTGCATCTCACCTCACCTCTCTTCTTCAAGAATCAGGACAAAGTCCAGTACTTGTCAATCACCCACCTTGGGCTGTGCGATTCCCAACGCCTCGAACAGCTCAGGGTGCTTGACGGGCAGCTCGATCACTTCCTTGATCTCCTTGATCTGCTTATCCAGGCCACCGATCATTTCGTAGGTGGAGTCCGGCACCTTCTCCACCATCATAAGGGACACCAGGGGGTCCACCTTGTTGGGCAGGATCTTGTGCAGGGTGTAGCTGTCGTTACGCAGAGCCACGCGACAATTTGGAGTCACCTGGTGCAAAGCAAATAGAGCTATTTAATTACTCTCACTTACAACCATTATTAAGATGACAACAACTATAATACTCACATCGTTGATGTCGATGTTCTTGTCCACGTCCACGACAAATTTTCCTTCTGGATGCACCTGAAAATGACGAGGAGATATGTAATTAAATTTAATCTGTCGACCAGTCATCAAAATGTAGTGTGCTACAAACTACGAGTACTTACCTTGACCAGCACTTTCTTTTTGTCCATGACTCTAACCACTTCTCCTACATAGGACCCCTGCTCCTGTAGCAACTGCAGCTCCTCACGAAGGAGACGCACTGAGAGACAAAAAGTGAAACTTGAATATCGTTACCCATGAATGAACAGGTGagatattgttttaaaaacacgCTGGTGTCGCAGCGTGTACCTTTGGCATTGAGCTCATTCCTCTGTGCCTGCAGACGTCTGAGATTCTGGCTCTTGTCGTTTACCGTCAACTGtggagaaaaacaagcaaatcaGGATCGAAGGACGAAGATGAAACGTGTTACCGGATGAAAGTTTGCAGTCTCACCTGTAACTCTTCTATCTTTGACAAGTAGTACTGCCGGAGACCTGAGCCACCTTTACTCTCCCCCATCTCCATCTGCTAAAGACAAGACATCATCAAACTTTAACATCTTACTATGTCCAAGAACTCATTTCATTTATAGTTTTTTAATCTCTATTTGCTATTTAtgtagttttatatttgtaaaaatctTTAATCCctgcacatttaatttaaattttgatTTATCTTTTAGGTGAATTTTAATTTGCTGCTCCTGGATGCatgaatttccctcaggatcaataaCGTATCAGTAGAAATATTAAAGATCCAGTATAAAATTCTCATATTTGAGATGCTAAAACCAGAGAATGGAGTTTTGCCAGAATTTTAACAATTtctgctgattcattttcttaatttttttacTTGAAATGAAATTATACACTAATCTTTAcaatttttacaaaataaataaacagaacagagcatgtggtgtgtttgtggtgtgtggtgtttcAATTTAGCACAAAAACATGcgaagaaaatagaaaaagttaaacaaaagaAGGGCGTTTAGGAGCAATAAACTTTTCCAATATTCCCAAATTTCTTCACATTTTGCTGATTTAATTTTCAAATGGTCGACTGTTCTAAGATAAGATGAGACAAGACAGACTGTACTGATCTCTCACTTGTTTCAGTGGCTTTACAAcatacaaggtggataagatAAAATACTTTTAGCACtttcataattaaaaatatatattttatatgcatAAAGCAGGGACGTCCAAAGTATGGCACGGGGGCCAATCaagcttcatttaaatattatattttatttataggaTTGTCTAAgactgtatggctggaagatttgtgtttttgttgttgttgacataataaagcatttgaacctttaaggacataactgctttgacataataaagcatttgaacctttaaggacataactgctggtgtcacatctacagatatatatatattaatcagCATAAATTGTTAAAACGGTTATTTCTCTGGCAAAACGCgattctctttctttttaatctttttaatatttctactGTTGTTAGATACGttattgatcctgagggaaattgATGCATCCAGGGGCAGCAAATTAAAATTAACCCAgaagataaatctgaatttttatattatttatagatagatagatagaaagatgAGACACAAAATATAACTTTCAGTATgatttttgttaaagacaagagcaagagcgatttaaaatgttcacagacttttacattactcataataagtcatgtttaaaatgaacacgagCTTCAGATTTGTATGGACatgcataaaacacacacacacacacacacacacacacatatattaattaaaatgatctcCTTTTACAACAAAGTCACATTAAAGTAACGACACAGATGTATGTAACCTGTCAACACTGACTGAGCCCGGTGAGTTCAGAGGagctgataaataaataaaaaggtttttaatgttttgttgagtTTGTGCAACAACAGcctgataataataaaaactggaaacagctCAGCTCGGCTCTCCATGACAACCGAAGCTAATGTGGCTAGTTCACCTGCTAACGAGCTAAGAAGAAGTCGCGCTCGGTAATAATCAAACTAATTAAACTATTTAAACTCGTACATGGTTTAAAACAAAGATAAGAAGCGGATCAGACTGCACAGTCATCCCCAGCTAGCTCCAGCTAAGCTACAGCTGA
The nucleotide sequence above comes from Larimichthys crocea isolate SSNF chromosome XVI, L_crocea_2.0, whole genome shotgun sequence. Encoded proteins:
- the psmc5 gene encoding 26S proteasome regulatory subunit 8 isoform X1; this translates as MCACLSYYLPPRTRSSSGNPPGPEADAGVSNMEVDGVDHQMEMGESKGGSGLRQYYLSKIEELQLTVNDKSQNLRRLQAQRNELNAKVRLLREELQLLQEQGSYVGEVVRVMDKKKVLVKVHPEGKFVVDVDKNIDINDVTPNCRVALRNDSYTLHKILPNKVDPLVSLMMVEKVPDSTYEMIGGLDKQIKEIKEVIELPVKHPELFEALGIAQPKGVLLYGPPGTGKTLLARAVAHHTDCTFIRVSGSELVQKFIGEGARMVRELFVMAREHAPSIIFMDEIDSIGSSRLEGGSGGDSEVQRTMLELLNQLDGFEATKNIKVIMATNRIDILDSALLRPGRIDRKIEFPPPNEEARLDILKIHSRKMNLTRGINLRKIAELMPGASGAEVKGVCTEAGMYALRERRVHVTQEDFEMAVAKVMQKDSEKNMSIKKLWK
- the psmc5 gene encoding 26S proteasome regulatory subunit 8 isoform X2, translated to MCACLSYYLPPRTRSSSGNPPGPEADAGVSNMEVDGVDHMEMGESKGGSGLRQYYLSKIEELQLTVNDKSQNLRRLQAQRNELNAKVRLLREELQLLQEQGSYVGEVVRVMDKKKVLVKVHPEGKFVVDVDKNIDINDVTPNCRVALRNDSYTLHKILPNKVDPLVSLMMVEKVPDSTYEMIGGLDKQIKEIKEVIELPVKHPELFEALGIAQPKGVLLYGPPGTGKTLLARAVAHHTDCTFIRVSGSELVQKFIGEGARMVRELFVMAREHAPSIIFMDEIDSIGSSRLEGGSGGDSEVQRTMLELLNQLDGFEATKNIKVIMATNRIDILDSALLRPGRIDRKIEFPPPNEEARLDILKIHSRKMNLTRGINLRKIAELMPGASGAEVKGVCTEAGMYALRERRVHVTQEDFEMAVAKVMQKDSEKNMSIKKLWK